In Thermococcus sp. MV5, the genomic window AAGACTTAGATGTCACTGATTTTGAGAGCTTAAAAATTTTGAAAGATCTTAAACCCGATGTTATAGTTAATACAGCCGCACATGTTAGGGTTGATGATGCTGAACTTTATCCAGAGAAAGCGTTTCAAGTTAATGCAATTGGAGCTTTAAACGTTGCAAGGATAGCCAACGAAATTGGTGCTATTAATGTTTACATCAGCACGGATTACGTTTTTGACGGAACTAAGGGAGACCCTTACACTGAGGAAGATGTTCCGAATCCGTTGAATGTTTATGGCCTTAGCAAATATGCTGGAGAAATTTTTACGAGGAATTATTCTCGGAAGTACTACATCATCAGGGTTGCGAGTTTGTATGGAAAGGCTGGAGCGAGTGGCAAAGGTGGAAACTTCGTTGAGTTCATGATTCAAAAGGCCAAGAAAGGAGAGGAGATTAGGGTTGTTGATGGCATGTTCATGAGTCCAACTTATACTAAAGATGTTGCTATGACTTTGAAGGAGTTTTTAAAGCTAAAGCCAGAGCTTGGAGTCTATCACATGGTGAATGAAGGCTACTGCAGTTGGTATGAGTTCACTAAGGCAATATTTGAAATTTTAGGCTGGGGGATTGAAGTGAAGCCTATAAAGGCGGGTGAGCTGAAGAGGTTAGCAAAGAGGCCCCAATTCTCAGCGTTAAAGAATAAAAAACTGGAAAAGCTTGGGTTGAAAATGAAGTACTGGAAAGATGCTTTGAGAGATTATTTGAAGGAGAAGGGATATCTCTAAATGCCTTTGGATGAAGGGGCCTTGCCCCTTGAACCCCGTTCTATCCTCTTTATCTCAGCACTTCGCGCCGCATAATTAAGAGAAAACCAAATTAAAAACTATAAGTGAGAGGAACTTCACCCCAAAACTAAAAAGTAAAAAAAGCTATAGATAACAGCACTTATGAGTGAACGGAGGAAGTATTTATGTGCGACGTTGAAAGGTTAATATCCACAGGTGAGAACGAAGAGATTGAATTCAAGGAAAACTTTGACTTTAACGGGATAGTGGAAACGGCGGTTGCTTTTGCTAATAAAAGGGGTGGCGTGATATTAGTTGGAGTCAGGAACAATGGGACTGTCGTTGGGGTTCAAACAGGCAGGGAAACACTGAGGGATTGGGCCAATAGGATTTCCCAGAATACCGACCCGCCAATAATACCCGAACTTGAGGTTGAAGATATTAATGGCAAAAAAGTCCTCTGCATAAAGATTGATGAGTATCCAATAAAGCCAGTTATGTTCAGGGGCAGAGCTTATATGAGGGTCGGCAGTTCAAACAAAAGGCTGAATGCCCGAGAAATAGCAGAACTTTACTATAGGAGTATAAGGCACAGCTGGGATTATATCACAATCAGTGCAGGTTTGGAGGAGATTAATTCTGAAGCAGTTAGGGAATTTGTTGAAGTCGCAAAAAACAGAGGGAGGCTTAATGTGCTCGAAGGAGAAGATTTAGAGACAATTCTGGAAAAACTTGAGCTTGTACGTGATGGAAAGCCAACAAGGGCTTTAATTCTCCTTTTTGGAAATGATCCTCAAAAATACTTTCCACATGCCCTCGTGAGGATTGCGAAGTTTAGGGGAAGCGAGATTGAAGACGAAATAACAATAGATGGAAATCTCTTTAATCAAGTGGAGGAAGCTTTGAAGTTCATAAGGAAGCACATAAACATTAGGTTCAAAATTGGGGAGAAAGCACAGAGAGAAGAGCTCTGGGACTACCCTCCCGAAGCGCTGAGGGAAGCTGTGATTAATGCCATTGCGCACAGGGACTACGCAGAACCTGATGAGATACAGATAAAGATATTCAACGATAGAATAATATTTTGGAATCCCGGAGGGTTGCCTTTTGAGTTGAAGATTGAAGATTTGTACAGGCCCCATCCTTCGAGACCGAGAAACAAGCTTATTGCTAAGGTCTTCTACTATTTTGGCTACATTGAAAAGTGGGGCAGTGGCATAGAGAGGATTCTGAGAGCATTAAGGGAGTATAATCTGCCAGAGCCCAAGTTTGAGGAGGTTTTTGGAGGATTTCAGGTCACATTTTACAAGGACATTTACACTGAAGAACATTTGAGAGAGCTGGGGCTAAATGACAGACAGATTAGAGCAGTACTTTATGTAAAGGAGAAAGGCAGCATAACAAATAAGGAGTATCAAGAGTTATGTAAGGTTTCAAGAATAACAGCTACGAGAGATTTAAGCGAGCTTGTTGAGAAGGGTATTTTGATGAGAGTTGGAAGAGGCAAAAGAGGAATAAAATACGTGATTCAAATGATGCAAAAATGAAGCAAGAATGATGCAAAAGATGCAAAAAAGGTGATGATCCCTATGAGCGAGGCAAGCAAAGCTCTGCAGAAGATTGCAAGGGGAACCGGAATTGTTTTTGCGGGAACAATGATTTCAATGTTTTTTGGGTTTTTGAGTAGAGCAATAATAGCCAGGTATTTTACGACTTCGGAATATGGAGTTTTTAATCTGGCTTTGACTGTTTTGAGCATTGCGCTTGTTATTGCTACTCTTGGATTCCAGAATGCCCTCCCAAGGGAGGTTGCATTTTATAAGGAGAAAGAACCTTCAAGAGTTAGGGATTTGATTTCTACGGCTTTGATAATCGTTGTTGTAAACAGTTTAATTTGGACGGCAATTCTATTCTTAGAAGCGGGAAGTATTTCTCAAGTTTTTGATGAAGCAAGGCTAGCTTACGCTTTGAAAATAATGGCTTTTGCTTTGCCGTTTTCAGCCTTAATTGGAACGATGATCTCAATTTCAAGAGGTTTTGGAAGAGTTAGAGAGCAGGTGTATTTTCAGAATATACTTTACCCGATATTGTGGTTAATATTCGTTTTATCTTTGACTATCCTTAACCTTCCGTTTGCCTCCATATTTTATGTTTATCTCTTGGCTCAATCTCTGAAATTTTTTGTTTTAATTTTTGAAGTTTACAGAATTAAACTCTTTGAGCTTAAGTTTTCTTTTGACTTAAAGCTTGGGAAAGAATTGGTTGTCTTTTCTCTCCCGCTCATGTTCGTTGGAATCCTGAATTTTTTAATGACATGGACAGATACGCTGATGCTTGGTTATTATAAATCTTCCGAAGTAGTCGGACTTTACAGTGCTGCTTCTCCTTTAGCGAGGTTGATACCCATATTCTTGAACTCTGCAGGAATCCTCTATGCACCAATAGTTACTTCACTATATGCTCAGGGAAAGATTAAAGAGATGGGT contains:
- the rfbD gene encoding dTDP-4-dehydrorhamnose reductase; this translates as MRVAVIGANGQLGTDLVEVFGGEAIPLTHKDLDVTDFESLKILKDLKPDVIVNTAAHVRVDDAELYPEKAFQVNAIGALNVARIANEIGAINVYISTDYVFDGTKGDPYTEEDVPNPLNVYGLSKYAGEIFTRNYSRKYYIIRVASLYGKAGASGKGGNFVEFMIQKAKKGEEIRVVDGMFMSPTYTKDVAMTLKEFLKLKPELGVYHMVNEGYCSWYEFTKAIFEILGWGIEVKPIKAGELKRLAKRPQFSALKNKKLEKLGLKMKYWKDALRDYLKEKGYL
- a CDS encoding helix-turn-helix domain-containing protein, with product MCDVERLISTGENEEIEFKENFDFNGIVETAVAFANKRGGVILVGVRNNGTVVGVQTGRETLRDWANRISQNTDPPIIPELEVEDINGKKVLCIKIDEYPIKPVMFRGRAYMRVGSSNKRLNAREIAELYYRSIRHSWDYITISAGLEEINSEAVREFVEVAKNRGRLNVLEGEDLETILEKLELVRDGKPTRALILLFGNDPQKYFPHALVRIAKFRGSEIEDEITIDGNLFNQVEEALKFIRKHINIRFKIGEKAQREELWDYPPEALREAVINAIAHRDYAEPDEIQIKIFNDRIIFWNPGGLPFELKIEDLYRPHPSRPRNKLIAKVFYYFGYIEKWGSGIERILRALREYNLPEPKFEEVFGGFQVTFYKDIYTEEHLRELGLNDRQIRAVLYVKEKGSITNKEYQELCKVSRITATRDLSELVEKGILMRVGRGKRGIKYVIQMMQK
- a CDS encoding flippase; this encodes MSEASKALQKIARGTGIVFAGTMISMFFGFLSRAIIARYFTTSEYGVFNLALTVLSIALVIATLGFQNALPREVAFYKEKEPSRVRDLISTALIIVVVNSLIWTAILFLEAGSISQVFDEARLAYALKIMAFALPFSALIGTMISISRGFGRVREQVYFQNILYPILWLIFVLSLTILNLPFASIFYVYLLAQSLKFFVLIFEVYRIKLFELKFSFDLKLGKELVVFSLPLMFVGILNFLMTWTDTLMLGYYKSSEVVGLYSAASPLARLIPIFLNSAGILYAPIVTSLYAQGKIKEMGKVYQILTKWIFLLTLPIFSVMFLFPEATILFIFGEKYISAAPALQILALGFMFHTFLGLNGLTLVVIGQPKLNMIGDTFAVVSNVVLNVLLIPKYGIVGAAVATAVSYFVANVFRSFWLYQKTKIHPFSWNYVKPLAISFVLLGLVKNLHLKVLNIWYAIPVLVVFLAVYFFLVLLSRSVDKEDVELFLAIEKRLGINLEIIKKILRRFV